In Rahnella sikkimica, the following are encoded in one genomic region:
- a CDS encoding MetQ/NlpA family lipoprotein, translated as MSNKFKSIAVVGALLGTLALVGCGPKEQDPNHIKVGVIVGSEQQVAEVAQKVAKEKYGLDVELVTFNDYVLPNEALSKGDIDVNAFQHKPYLDQQIKDRGYKLVPVGNTFVYPIAGYSKKIKSIDELKDGDQVALPNDPTNLGRSLLLLQKQGLIKLKDGVGLLPTVLDVTENPKNLKLVELEAPQLPRSLDDAKIALAVINTTYASQINLTPEKDGIFVEDKESPYVNLIVAREDNKDAENVKKFVQAYQSDEVNAAANKIFNGGAVKGW; from the coding sequence ATGTCTAATAAATTTAAATCCATTGCAGTTGTCGGCGCGCTTCTGGGAACGCTGGCTTTAGTTGGTTGCGGGCCGAAAGAACAGGATCCTAACCATATTAAAGTGGGCGTTATTGTCGGTTCTGAACAGCAGGTTGCCGAAGTTGCACAGAAGGTCGCTAAAGAAAAATACGGTCTTGACGTAGAGCTGGTGACTTTCAACGACTACGTGCTGCCAAACGAAGCGCTGAGCAAAGGCGATATCGATGTCAACGCCTTCCAGCACAAACCTTACCTTGATCAGCAGATTAAAGATCGTGGTTATAAACTGGTTCCGGTCGGCAACACTTTCGTCTACCCAATCGCCGGTTACTCTAAAAAAATCAAATCTATCGATGAGCTGAAAGATGGCGATCAGGTTGCCTTGCCAAACGACCCAACTAACCTGGGCCGTTCATTACTGCTGCTGCAAAAACAAGGTTTGATCAAACTGAAAGACGGTGTTGGCTTGCTGCCGACTGTTCTGGATGTCACTGAGAATCCTAAAAACCTGAAGCTGGTTGAGCTGGAAGCACCACAACTGCCACGTTCACTGGATGACGCAAAAATCGCACTGGCTGTGATCAACACCACTTACGCCAGCCAGATTAACCTGACGCCAGAGAAAGACGGCATCTTCGTTGAAGATAAAGAATCTCCATACGTTAACCTGATCGTTGCGCGTGAAGACAACAAAGACGCTGAAAACGTGAAGAAATTTGTTCAGGCCTACCAGTCTGACGAAGTTAACGCTGCAGCGAACAAGATCTTCAACGGCGGTGCGGTGAAAGGCTGGTAA
- a CDS encoding methionine ABC transporter permease MetI, translating to MSEPMMWLMGRGIWETVIMTLTSGFFGFVLGLPFGVLLYVTRPGQIAENKNVYRVMSALVNIFRSIPFIILLVWMIPFTRLIVGTSIGLQAAIVPLTVGAAPFIARMVENALLEIPSGLVEASRAMGATPMQIIRKILLPEALPGLVNAATITLITLVGYSAMGGAVGAGGLGQIGYQYGYIGYDATVMNTVLVLLVVLVYLIQFCGDRIVKAVTHK from the coding sequence ATGTCTGAGCCAATGATGTGGTTAATGGGACGAGGAATTTGGGAAACTGTCATCATGACGCTGACCTCAGGCTTCTTCGGTTTTGTTCTGGGCCTGCCTTTTGGCGTGCTGCTTTATGTCACCCGTCCGGGTCAGATTGCAGAGAACAAAAACGTTTATCGCGTGATGTCCGCGCTGGTTAACATCTTCCGTTCAATACCTTTTATTATCCTGCTGGTCTGGATGATCCCGTTCACACGTCTGATCGTCGGGACATCTATCGGTTTGCAGGCGGCAATCGTTCCTCTGACGGTCGGCGCAGCGCCGTTTATCGCACGTATGGTTGAGAATGCGCTGTTGGAAATCCCAAGCGGCCTGGTGGAAGCCTCCCGCGCAATGGGCGCCACACCGATGCAAATCATCCGTAAAATCTTGTTGCCGGAAGCCTTGCCGGGTCTGGTCAACGCAGCCACTATCACGCTGATCACTCTGGTGGGTTATTCCGCTATGGGCGGTGCTGTCGGTGCCGGTGGATTAGGGCAAATCGGTTATCAGTACGGTTACATCGGTTATGACGCAACTGTAATGAATACGGTATTAGTCCTGTTAGTCGTTTTGGTGTATTTAATTCAGTTTTGTGGCGACCGCATCGTAAAAGCAGTCACGCATAAATAA
- the metN gene encoding methionine ABC transporter ATP-binding protein MetN, with protein MIKLLNITKVFQQGSRQIVALSDVSLHVPAGQIYGVIGASGAGKSTLIRCVNLLERPTEGQVLVDGQDLMSFSEKALTRARRQIGMIFQHFNLLSSRTVFGNVSLPLELDNQSSAEIKKRVSELLSLVGLEDKHDAYPANLSGGQKQRVAIARALASNPKILLCDEATSALDPATTRAILELLKDINRRLGLTILLITHEMDVVKRICDQVAVISDGKLIEQDKVSEMFSHPKTPLAQQFIQSTLHLDIPEDYAVRLVPEPEAGRVPLLRLEFTGQSVDAPLLSEAVRRFDVNNNIISAQMDYAGGVKFGIMLTEMHGAEENTQAAIQFLHENQVKVEVLGYV; from the coding sequence ATGATTAAACTTTTAAACATCACCAAGGTTTTCCAGCAGGGTTCGCGCCAGATCGTCGCGCTCTCTGACGTGAGTCTTCACGTCCCTGCCGGGCAAATTTATGGCGTAATCGGCGCATCTGGCGCAGGGAAAAGTACGCTAATCCGCTGCGTTAATTTGCTGGAACGTCCGACCGAAGGCCAGGTGCTGGTCGATGGTCAGGACCTGATGTCCTTCTCCGAAAAAGCGCTGACCCGCGCACGTCGCCAGATTGGTATGATTTTTCAGCACTTTAATTTGCTGTCGTCACGTACTGTTTTTGGCAATGTCTCACTGCCGCTGGAGCTGGATAACCAGTCTTCTGCTGAAATCAAAAAACGTGTTTCCGAGCTGCTCAGCCTTGTGGGTCTGGAAGATAAGCATGATGCCTATCCGGCCAATCTTTCCGGCGGGCAGAAACAGCGTGTCGCGATTGCACGCGCCCTGGCCAGTAATCCTAAAATCTTGCTGTGCGATGAAGCGACCAGCGCACTTGATCCGGCGACTACCCGCGCAATTCTTGAATTGCTTAAGGACATTAACCGCCGTCTTGGTTTAACGATTCTGTTGATCACACACGAGATGGACGTCGTTAAACGTATTTGTGATCAGGTTGCCGTGATCAGTGATGGCAAATTAATCGAGCAGGATAAAGTGAGCGAGATGTTCTCACATCCTAAAACCCCGCTGGCACAACAGTTTATTCAGTCAACGCTGCATCTGGATATCCCGGAAGATTACGCCGTACGTCTGGTCCCTGAACCGGAAGCCGGTCGGGTGCCTTTATTACGTCTGGAATTTACAGGCCAATCCGTTGATGCACCGCTGCTTTCTGAGGCCGTGCGTCGTTTCGACGTAAACAACAATATTATCAGTGCGCAGATGGATTATGCCGGCGGCGTGAAGTTCGGCATTATGCTGACAGAAATGCACGGCGCAGAAGAAAACACTCAGGCAGCAATTCAGTTCCTGCATGAAAATCAGGTAAAAGTAGAGGTACTCGGTTATGTCTGA
- the gmhB gene encoding D-glycero-beta-D-manno-heptose 1,7-bisphosphate 7-phosphatase — protein MAQPVSAIFLDRDGTLNVDHGYVHQIDDFQFIEGVIDACLKLKEMGYLLVLVTNQSGIARGKFTEEQFMTLTEWMDWSLADRGVDLDGIYFCPHHPEGTVNEFTQVCDCRKPLPGMFMTAKEELNIDMASSYMVGDKLEDMQAAAAAGVGTKILVRTGKPVTAESETAADAVLESLAALPSFIAKGQK, from the coding sequence GTGGCACAACCTGTTTCAGCAATCTTTCTTGACCGTGATGGGACTTTGAATGTCGATCATGGCTATGTACATCAAATCGATGATTTCCAGTTTATCGAGGGTGTTATTGATGCCTGCCTCAAACTTAAAGAGATGGGCTATTTATTGGTGTTAGTGACAAACCAGTCCGGTATCGCGCGCGGCAAGTTTACTGAAGAACAGTTTATGACGCTGACCGAGTGGATGGACTGGTCGCTCGCCGACAGAGGTGTCGATCTCGACGGTATCTATTTCTGTCCGCACCATCCTGAAGGCACCGTTAACGAGTTTACCCAGGTTTGCGATTGCCGTAAGCCTCTGCCGGGTATGTTTATGACGGCTAAAGAAGAGCTCAATATTGATATGGCTTCTTCTTATATGGTGGGCGATAAGCTGGAAGACATGCAGGCAGCGGCGGCGGCTGGCGTGGGAACGAAGATTTTAGTTCGTACAGGCAAGCCGGTGACTGCAGAAAGCGAAACTGCGGCAGATGCAGTCTTGGAAAGCCTTGCTGCTTTGCCTTCCTTTATAGCAAAAGGGCAGAAATAA